The Balnearium lithotrophicum genome has a window encoding:
- a CDS encoding helix-turn-helix domain-containing protein, producing MKQLKKFKGASLHISNTPFKKTIKRGTKIKTKLDLTKDPNVRKRLKWIQHYEKHQNARLTCRYFGISPTTFYKWKNRYKKYGLEGLKDRNKRPHRVRQPQIEPELELLIITVREKFPTWSKEKISVFIEKYLNIKVSPSTIYRVLKRNNLIERTRKLTWNFKKRKQIGKKNRTRRGLRADKPGTVLIDVKYLYWCGKT from the coding sequence TGAAACAATTAAAGAAATTCAAAGGTGCATCCCTGCACATATCAAATACACCCTTCAAAAAAACAATCAAAAGAGGAACGAAAATAAAAACCAAACTCGACCTAACAAAAGACCCAAACGTGAGAAAAAGACTTAAATGGATTCAACATTACGAAAAACACCAAAATGCAAGACTAACCTGCAGATACTTCGGAATAAGTCCAACCACCTTCTACAAGTGGAAAAATAGATACAAAAAGTACGGTTTAGAAGGCCTCAAAGACAGAAACAAAAGACCTCACAGAGTAAGACAACCTCAGATAGAACCAGAACTTGAACTTCTCATAATCACAGTGAGGGAAAAATTCCCTACCTGGAGCAAAGAAAAAATATCAGTCTTTATAGAAAAATACCTCAACATAAAAGTCTCTCCTTCAACCATCTACAGAGTTTTAAAGAGAAACAATCTAATAGAAAGAACCAGAAAACTCACATGGAACTTTAAGAAAAGAAAACAAATAGGGAAAAAGAACCGCACCAGAAGAGGACTTAGAGCCGATAAACCCGGAACAGTCCTCATAGACGTCAAATACCTCTACTGGTGCGGAAAAACC